One Methylocaldum marinum DNA window includes the following coding sequences:
- a CDS encoding FAD-binding oxidoreductase: MVHSILNAMPAEALAVAIRRRIRGEVRIDRHSRELCAADPVPYRQEPMGVVIPRNISDVVEAVAVCRKHDAPIMPHPGGPAWTGHCCESGVIIDMSQFLRGIHSIDPDRERALVEPGCSPDVLRSRAEAYGLTFGSGLSGYDQGTLGGMIDNGARGGHAFMAGCTAENVHSLDILTYDGLRMTVGPTSEKDLELIIGGGGRRGEIYAALKALRDKYADTIRARIPKVPRRVSGYAIDQLLPENGFNVARALVGSGGTCAIVLHAELRLVPSPPVRTLLVLGYPDIFRAADHIAEVTAFKPIGLEGIDDSLVRSMKAEQMRSEELQLAPAGRGWLILEFGGETREETAGRARQLMDELRCKPGVPSMKLLDDPSDEALIRKFREAGLAATTHGAGLRMARPIREDAAVHPQDVGPYLREYRALLDKYGYGCSLYGHFGEGCIHYRIDCIARERIRRWRAFVDEKTDLVVRYNGSLSTEQADEPAQADLLPKLYGDALVQAFCEFKAIWDPRNRLNPGRVMDSFSYARPLHLRRAM, translated from the coding sequence ATGGTGCATTCCATTCTAAACGCTATGCCGGCGGAGGCCCTGGCCGTAGCCATTCGTAGACGGATCCGCGGCGAAGTGCGGATCGATCGGCACAGCCGGGAGCTTTGTGCCGCGGATCCGGTCCCTTATCGGCAGGAGCCGATGGGTGTGGTCATTCCGCGGAATATCAGCGACGTGGTCGAGGCCGTGGCGGTCTGCCGCAAGCACGATGCGCCCATTATGCCGCATCCGGGAGGACCGGCCTGGACGGGACACTGCTGCGAATCCGGCGTGATCATCGATATGTCCCAATTTCTCCGCGGTATTCATTCCATAGACCCGGACCGGGAGCGGGCCTTGGTGGAGCCGGGCTGTAGTCCGGATGTTCTTCGGAGCCGGGCCGAGGCGTACGGTTTGACTTTCGGCTCGGGCCTGTCGGGATACGATCAGGGCACGCTGGGCGGGATGATCGACAACGGCGCACGCGGGGGGCACGCGTTCATGGCCGGATGCACCGCCGAGAACGTGCATAGCCTGGATATCCTCACATACGACGGCTTACGCATGACCGTCGGTCCGACCTCCGAAAAGGATTTGGAACTCATCATCGGCGGCGGCGGCCGGCGCGGGGAAATCTATGCGGCCCTCAAAGCCCTGCGCGACAAATACGCCGATACCATACGCGCCCGGATTCCCAAGGTTCCCCGGCGGGTTTCCGGCTATGCGATCGATCAGCTGCTGCCCGAAAACGGCTTCAACGTCGCTCGCGCGCTGGTCGGTAGCGGCGGGACCTGTGCCATCGTTCTGCACGCGGAACTACGCCTAGTGCCGAGCCCACCCGTGCGCACACTGCTGGTACTGGGTTATCCGGACATTTTCCGGGCTGCCGACCACATTGCCGAAGTCACGGCGTTCAAACCCATCGGCCTCGAAGGCATCGACGACTCGCTCGTCAGGTCCATGAAGGCCGAACAAATGCGCTCGGAGGAATTGCAACTGGCGCCGGCGGGGCGCGGTTGGCTGATCCTGGAGTTCGGAGGCGAAACGCGGGAAGAAACCGCCGGCAGAGCGCGCCAACTCATGGACGAACTGCGCTGCAAACCAGGGGTTCCGTCCATGAAGCTGCTGGACGATCCCAGCGACGAAGCCCTGATTCGAAAGTTCCGGGAGGCCGGACTCGCGGCGACCACCCATGGGGCGGGATTGCGGATGGCCCGGCCGATCCGGGAGGATGCGGCCGTGCATCCTCAGGATGTCGGTCCGTATTTGAGGGAATACCGGGCGTTGCTCGATAAATACGGCTATGGCTGTTCTTTGTACGGCCATTTCGGCGAGGGCTGTATCCACTATCGGATCGACTGCATCGCGCGCGAACGCATCCGGCGTTGGAGGGCGTTCGTCGACGAAAAGACGGATCTTGTCGTACGTTACAACGGTTCACTGTCCACCGAACAGGCCGACGAACCGGCACAAGCGGACCTTTTGCCCAAATTGTACGGCGACGCGTTGGTTCAAGCATTCTGCGAATTCAAGGCGATCTGGGACCCGCGCAACCGGTTGAACCCGGGCCGGGTGATGGATTCGTTCTCGTATGCGAGACCATTGCATCTGAGACGGGCGATGTGA
- a CDS encoding DUF421 domain-containing protein — protein MFFDSWMSLVRTGVVGLCAYVLLVLLLRISGKRTLTKLNAFDLVVTVALGSTLATVLLSKNVTLADGVLAFALLIFLQWAVTWLSARSRKVSRLVKAEPQLVFHRGRFLSAALKAERITEGEILQALRTQGIASTEQVGAVVLETDGSFSVLQNIDAGGISTLTGVSGSEGDTSS, from the coding sequence ATGTTTTTCGATAGTTGGATGAGCCTGGTGAGAACCGGTGTCGTCGGTTTATGCGCCTACGTTCTGCTGGTACTGCTATTACGGATTTCCGGCAAACGCACTCTGACCAAGCTCAACGCGTTCGACCTGGTGGTAACGGTCGCGCTGGGTTCGACCCTGGCGACCGTGTTGTTGTCCAAGAACGTAACTCTGGCCGACGGGGTACTCGCATTTGCCCTGCTCATCTTTCTCCAGTGGGCCGTGACCTGGCTGTCGGCCCGCTCGCGCAAAGTAAGCCGGCTGGTCAAAGCGGAACCGCAGCTGGTGTTCCACCGGGGCCGATTCCTGTCCGCTGCGCTTAAGGCGGAACGCATCACCGAGGGAGAAATCCTGCAGGCTCTGCGTACCCAGGGAATTGCCTCTACCGAGCAGGTGGGCGCCGTGGTCCTGGAAACCGACGGCAGCTTCAGCGTCCTGCAAAATATCGACGCCGGCGGGATATCGACCCTGACGGGGGTCAGCGGCAGCGAAGGCGACACCTCGAGCTAG
- a CDS encoding mechanosensitive ion channel family protein: MDEIIRLVGPSRAVEIFGIRLVGINAENGKKLLMTVLLIAMIFLLRWAIRQGSKFLFRRRPDEQTEFWARQTIQLITAFLLLLGLASIWFNDPARLATALGLVTAGLAFALQRVVTAAAGYFVILRGKTFHVGDRIVMGGVRGDVVALGFMQTTIMEMGQPPSVQAADPAMWVRSREYTGRLVTVSNARIFDEPVYNYTRDFPYIWEELSLPIPYRADRERAERIVMEAALRHTITTNMLGQEALEEMQRRYFLKPTEIGPRVYYRLTDNWLELTVRFIVRDRGIREAKNALSRDILQGFEQAGIELASATFEIVGVPPLRIEKESRIQPAGASDHT, from the coding sequence ATGGACGAAATAATTCGCCTGGTAGGTCCAAGCCGGGCCGTGGAAATCTTCGGAATCCGGCTGGTCGGCATCAATGCCGAGAACGGCAAAAAGCTCCTGATGACCGTTCTCCTGATCGCCATGATCTTCCTGTTGCGGTGGGCGATCCGGCAGGGCTCGAAATTCCTCTTCCGCCGCCGCCCCGACGAGCAGACCGAGTTCTGGGCGCGCCAAACGATCCAGCTCATTACCGCCTTTCTGTTGCTGTTGGGACTCGCCTCCATCTGGTTCAACGACCCGGCCCGGCTCGCAACCGCTTTAGGCCTCGTGACGGCAGGTCTCGCCTTCGCCCTGCAGCGGGTGGTCACCGCGGCAGCGGGCTATTTCGTGATCCTGCGGGGCAAGACGTTCCACGTGGGCGACCGCATCGTCATGGGCGGCGTGCGCGGCGATGTGGTAGCCTTGGGCTTCATGCAGACGACGATCATGGAAATGGGCCAGCCGCCCTCGGTGCAAGCCGCCGATCCGGCCATGTGGGTACGAAGCCGGGAATATACCGGCCGTCTGGTTACGGTCAGCAACGCCAGGATTTTCGACGAGCCGGTCTACAACTACACCCGCGACTTCCCCTATATTTGGGAAGAACTGAGCCTCCCCATTCCCTACCGGGCCGACCGCGAACGCGCCGAGCGAATCGTCATGGAGGCTGCCCTGCGCCATACGATCACGACCAATATGCTGGGGCAGGAGGCCTTGGAAGAGATGCAGCGGCGCTATTTCCTGAAACCGACCGAGATCGGGCCAAGGGTCTATTACCGCCTGACCGACAACTGGCTGGAACTCACCGTGCGCTTCATCGTTCGCGACCGCGGCATTCGCGAAGCCAAGAACGCCCTGAGCCGGGACATCCTCCAGGGCTTCGAACAGGCCGGCATCGAACTTGCCTCGGCAACCTTCGAGATCGTGGGAGTTCCGCCGCTTCGGATCGAGAAAGAGTCGCGAATTCAGCCTGCCGGCGCGTCCGATCATACGTAA
- a CDS encoding c-type cytochrome encodes MKRLALLSSAAAAASSAVLPAFGQEWGARPLHRPGAAQLLEVPVSGNPIVPRREPPIENPYANDAGAVVQGRKLFDSLNCSGCHAPLGGGGMGPPLSDRDWIYGGEPAEIYLSIAQGRPNGMPAWSRALPPQSIWQLVTYIRTLGGAPAADAGSTEKPAHPGSGRGRGSQR; translated from the coding sequence ATGAAGCGCCTTGCATTGTTGAGCTCGGCCGCGGCAGCGGCATCGTCGGCGGTACTTCCCGCATTCGGCCAGGAGTGGGGCGCGAGACCGCTGCATCGCCCCGGAGCCGCGCAATTGCTGGAAGTGCCCGTCTCCGGCAATCCGATCGTCCCGCGGCGCGAACCGCCAATCGAGAATCCATACGCAAACGATGCAGGCGCCGTCGTGCAGGGCAGAAAGCTGTTCGACAGCCTGAATTGCAGCGGTTGCCATGCTCCCTTGGGCGGAGGCGGCATGGGTCCGCCTTTGAGCGATCGCGACTGGATCTATGGTGGAGAACCCGCTGAGATCTATCTCAGCATCGCGCAAGGCCGTCCCAACGGCATGCCGGCCTGGAGCCGGGCCTTGCCGCCGCAGTCCATTTGGCAACTGGTGACCTATATCCGAACGCTCGGCGGAGCGCCCGCAGCGGACGCCGGCTCGACGGAAAAGCCGGCCCATCCCGGTTCGGGTCGTGGACGCGGCTCCCAACGATGA
- a CDS encoding c-type cytochrome produces MKATVLKHLLALAICLAGDAGAAPSVAQLEREGYQVFIERCGVCHAVRGTDAYGILGPDLTHLMSRRYIGAGLLPNTVGNLGGWIADAQTHKPGCFMPTMDLTGPELQAVLAYLQTLR; encoded by the coding sequence ATGAAGGCGACGGTACTCAAGCACCTCCTCGCGCTCGCGATCTGCCTGGCCGGCGATGCCGGCGCAGCGCCTTCCGTGGCGCAGCTCGAACGTGAGGGTTACCAGGTGTTTATCGAGCGTTGCGGCGTCTGTCATGCCGTCCGCGGAACCGATGCCTATGGCATTTTGGGTCCCGACCTGACCCATCTGATGAGCCGGCGCTACATCGGCGCGGGGTTGCTCCCGAATACGGTGGGCAATCTCGGGGGCTGGATCGCGGACGCGCAGACCCACAAGCCGGGCTGCTTCATGCCGACCATGGACCTCACCGGTCCGGAATTGCAGGCGGTGCTTGCCTACCTTCAAACCCTGCGCTGA
- a CDS encoding methanol/ethanol family PQQ-dependent dehydrogenase, which yields MIRSMLCLLISAACSGWLANVPASDEVVRLSQDDGQWVMAAKNYANTRFSGLDQINAGNVKQLRVAWVFSTGVLNGHEAAPLVVKDTMYLVTPWPNLLYALDLNQAGAIKWVYKPNPSRAARGVACCDVVNRGAAYAEGKIFFNTLDNHTVAVDAATGKEAWKTKLGEIAMGETMTMAPIVVKNKVLVGNSGGEMGVRGWITALDTRNGRILWRAYSTGPDKDVLIGPDFKPPYVTGENLGATTWPSETAWQIGGGTVWGWISYDPEADLIYYGTSNAGPWNAVQRPGDNKWTSSVFARDPDTGMARWAYQWNPHDLYDYDGINENVLLDLNIGGQDRKVLVHADRNGYLYVMDRLTGEIISAEPFVHTNTVKGVDLKTGIPDLATGKEPQLGKFVKDICPAPPGGKDWQPMAYSPRTGFLYVPHNNLCFDMKTMEVGYIAGTPYVGAEVAMKPGPGGNRGLFTAWDPVQNKKMWAIEEPFPAWSGALATAGDVVFYGTMDRWFKAVDAKTGRELWKFRTGSGVIGQPVTYRGPDGKQYVAVLAGVGGWAGAVVSGHLDPEIPYGALGFVGAMRDLPKVTGEGGTLYVFALPEEQP from the coding sequence ATGATCCGATCGATGCTGTGTTTGCTGATTTCTGCCGCCTGTTCGGGATGGCTGGCGAATGTCCCGGCTTCGGACGAGGTCGTCCGCCTTTCTCAAGACGACGGCCAATGGGTGATGGCCGCCAAGAATTACGCCAACACCCGCTTCAGCGGCCTGGATCAGATCAACGCCGGCAACGTCAAACAGCTCCGCGTCGCCTGGGTGTTTTCGACCGGGGTGCTCAACGGCCACGAGGCGGCGCCGTTGGTCGTGAAGGATACGATGTACCTCGTCACCCCCTGGCCCAATCTTCTCTACGCCTTGGACTTGAATCAGGCCGGCGCGATCAAATGGGTGTACAAGCCGAACCCCAGCCGCGCCGCGCGGGGCGTGGCCTGCTGCGACGTCGTGAACCGCGGGGCGGCCTACGCCGAGGGAAAAATCTTCTTCAACACGCTGGACAATCATACCGTGGCGGTCGATGCGGCCACGGGCAAGGAAGCGTGGAAAACCAAGCTGGGCGAAATCGCCATGGGCGAAACCATGACCATGGCCCCCATCGTGGTGAAGAACAAGGTTTTGGTCGGCAACAGCGGCGGCGAGATGGGCGTGCGCGGCTGGATCACCGCGCTCGATACCCGTAACGGCCGGATCCTCTGGCGGGCGTACAGCACGGGGCCGGATAAGGACGTGTTGATCGGACCGGATTTCAAGCCGCCTTACGTAACCGGCGAGAACCTGGGGGCGACCACCTGGCCCTCCGAGACGGCCTGGCAAATCGGCGGCGGAACGGTCTGGGGCTGGATTTCCTACGACCCGGAAGCCGATCTGATCTATTACGGCACCTCCAACGCCGGCCCTTGGAACGCCGTGCAGCGCCCCGGCGACAACAAATGGACATCTTCTGTGTTCGCCCGCGATCCCGACACCGGCATGGCGCGCTGGGCCTACCAGTGGAATCCGCACGATCTTTATGACTACGACGGCATCAACGAGAACGTGCTGCTCGACCTGAATATCGGCGGCCAGGACCGCAAGGTTCTGGTCCATGCCGACCGCAACGGCTACCTGTATGTGATGGACCGTCTGACCGGCGAAATCATTTCCGCCGAGCCGTTCGTCCATACCAACACGGTCAAGGGTGTCGACCTGAAGACCGGCATCCCGGATCTGGCGACCGGAAAGGAACCGCAACTCGGCAAGTTCGTGAAAGATATCTGCCCCGCCCCGCCGGGCGGCAAGGACTGGCAGCCCATGGCTTATTCGCCGCGCACGGGCTTTCTTTACGTGCCCCACAACAACCTCTGTTTCGACATGAAAACCATGGAAGTGGGCTATATCGCCGGCACGCCCTATGTCGGAGCCGAAGTCGCGATGAAACCGGGACCGGGAGGCAACCGCGGGCTCTTTACCGCCTGGGACCCGGTGCAGAACAAGAAAATGTGGGCGATCGAAGAGCCGTTTCCGGCCTGGAGCGGAGCCCTGGCCACGGCGGGCGACGTGGTGTTCTACGGAACCATGGACCGCTGGTTCAAGGCGGTGGACGCCAAGACCGGCCGGGAATTATGGAAGTTCCGGACCGGCTCGGGCGTGATCGGCCAGCCCGTGACTTACCGGGGCCCCGACGGCAAGCAATATGTGGCGGTGCTGGCCGGCGTCGGCGGCTGGGCCGGGGCGGTGGTCTCGGGACACTTGGACCCCGAGATCCCGTACGGCGCACTGGGCTTCGTCGGGGCGATGCGGGACTTGCCCAAGGTCACCGGCGAAGGCGGCACCTTGTACGTCTTCGCGCTGCCGGAGGAACAGCCATGA
- a CDS encoding substrate-binding domain-containing protein: MIGGLRRIALCLSLSIAASAYAAEGTKVLRVCADPNNLPFSNRHGEGFENRLAEIMARELGRKLEYTWWAQRRGFFRNTLIAGRCDLVMGVPSGFEMTLTTRPYYRSSYALVYRKNAGYAPRSLDDPRLRTLRIGLHFIGDDYSNPPPAEALARRGIIRNVVGYSIYGDYRKPNPPARLIEAVARGDIDVAIAWGPLAGYFAKRQPVKLAVVPLPTPDEARAQPFEFSIAMGVRKGDEPLRAALDEALARKRGQIDRLLKQYGVPLVEPQ, translated from the coding sequence ATGATCGGAGGTTTGCGCCGGATCGCATTGTGTTTGTCGCTGAGCATCGCCGCGAGCGCCTATGCCGCTGAAGGGACGAAAGTCCTGAGGGTTTGCGCCGATCCCAACAACCTGCCCTTCTCCAACCGGCATGGCGAAGGCTTCGAAAATCGCCTGGCGGAGATCATGGCCCGCGAGCTCGGCCGCAAGCTGGAGTACACCTGGTGGGCCCAGCGCCGTGGCTTCTTTCGGAACACGCTGATCGCCGGGCGCTGCGACCTGGTCATGGGCGTGCCTAGCGGATTCGAAATGACCCTGACGACCCGACCGTACTACCGCTCCAGCTACGCCCTGGTATACCGCAAGAACGCCGGCTACGCGCCGCGTTCGCTCGACGATCCGCGACTTCGGACGCTCAGGATCGGTCTGCACTTCATCGGCGACGACTACAGCAACCCGCCCCCGGCCGAAGCCCTGGCCCGGCGCGGCATCATCCGGAACGTGGTCGGCTACAGCATTTACGGCGACTACCGGAAACCCAATCCGCCGGCACGCCTGATCGAGGCGGTCGCCCGAGGCGACATCGATGTCGCCATCGCCTGGGGACCCTTGGCCGGTTACTTCGCCAAGCGCCAGCCGGTCAAGCTGGCCGTCGTCCCGCTGCCGACGCCCGACGAAGCGCGAGCGCAGCCCTTCGAATTTTCCATCGCGATGGGCGTGCGGAAAGGCGACGAACCGCTGCGGGCCGCGCTCGACGAGGCGCTGGCACGGAAGCGCGGCCAGATCGACAGGTTATTGAAGCAATACGGCGTGCCGCTCGTCGAACCGCAGTAG
- a CDS encoding DUF4136 domain-containing protein has protein sequence MVEIGTRPARNRLNPRLGLSLLWLVAALVAACATTHLKDSWKDPRFSGAPFRKVLVIGVSRSDANRRLFEDGFVQALRVSGTEASASYSLLPEEGPLPKERIKQAVAKTGADSVLVTRVLRVQRKVDVSPGYVGPGPGFYGWYGATWAAAPEIHAYDVMTIESTLWDIKREQAVWSGISESIDPKDVTKVTRELAEALIAKMKEDKVL, from the coding sequence ATGGTCGAAATAGGAACGAGACCGGCAAGAAATCGTCTGAATCCAAGGCTAGGTTTGAGTCTGCTGTGGCTTGTAGCGGCGCTGGTGGCCGCCTGCGCGACGACACACCTCAAGGATTCCTGGAAGGACCCGCGGTTTAGCGGTGCACCGTTTCGCAAGGTCCTGGTCATCGGGGTCAGCCGCAGCGATGCGAACCGACGCCTGTTCGAGGACGGTTTCGTACAGGCGCTGCGCGTATCCGGAACCGAAGCCTCGGCGAGTTATTCGCTGTTGCCGGAAGAAGGCCCGCTGCCGAAAGAGAGAATCAAGCAGGCGGTTGCAAAAACCGGCGCCGATTCGGTGTTGGTCACCCGGGTTCTCCGGGTGCAACGCAAGGTGGACGTCAGCCCCGGCTACGTCGGACCCGGTCCGGGATTTTACGGCTGGTACGGGGCGACCTGGGCGGCCGCGCCGGAAATCCACGCGTATGATGTTATGACCATCGAGTCGACGCTCTGGGACATCAAGCGCGAACAAGCGGTGTGGTCGGGAATCAGCGAGTCGATCGACCCGAAGGATGTCACCAAAGTGACGCGGGAGTTGGCTGAAGCGCTGATCGCCAAGATGAAGGAGGACAAGGTATTGTGA
- a CDS encoding PEP-CTERM sorting domain-containing protein — translation MSKAGFFSSVLKIGTLGSLALGSLVANAVPISSADAFEGATILSTTNVSPISAARSFDGSKADPGNVTFFQDTYAGDVGSVTFSTGSAVTLDGIRLYAGSDGAALGYQRSMSAFRFYADSDDDGVFEELVNLIINPNYTTGVVGDANPSPNEIELTFLFNGPITSSIWKYEVNQGVSRWIYDGVRLQEIDAIATSAVPEPSSLALLTLGLAGFGFNRRRNNRD, via the coding sequence ATGTCGAAAGCAGGTTTTTTCAGTAGCGTTCTGAAAATTGGGACCTTGGGGTCGCTGGCCCTGGGCTCGCTGGTAGCGAATGCGGTGCCGATTTCATCAGCGGATGCGTTCGAGGGAGCGACGATCCTATCGACGACGAACGTCAGTCCGATTTCGGCCGCAAGATCATTCGACGGTTCCAAGGCGGATCCGGGCAACGTCACGTTCTTTCAAGACACTTACGCCGGCGATGTGGGCTCCGTCACGTTCTCCACCGGCAGCGCGGTTACTTTGGACGGTATCCGGCTATATGCGGGGAGCGATGGTGCGGCATTGGGATATCAGCGTTCGATGAGCGCATTTCGATTTTATGCGGACTCGGATGACGACGGCGTATTCGAGGAACTGGTCAACCTGATCATCAACCCGAACTATACGACCGGCGTTGTCGGCGATGCCAACCCTTCGCCAAACGAAATCGAATTGACCTTTCTTTTCAACGGCCCGATCACATCGAGCATATGGAAATACGAGGTGAACCAAGGGGTATCCCGATGGATTTACGACGGCGTTCGCCTGCAGGAGATCGATGCGATTGCAACCTCGGCGGTTCCGGAGCCGTCGTCTCTCGCCTTGCTGACCCTGGGATTGGCCGGATTCGGCTTCAACCGGCGTAGAAATAACAGGGATTGA
- a CDS encoding transposase produces MRFMIYEQTLTAKVLIEFMSRLIQGQPKKIFLILDNLKAHRSQAVRAGLEARRERIEVFDLPAYSPELNPDELLNSDLKGVLHGGLPAKTKAELKRKARSHLYRLQKRPDRIRRYFKQPKIQRFYGHENTGKIL; encoded by the coding sequence ATGCGGTTTATGATTTACGAGCAGACGTTGACGGCGAAGGTCTTGATCGAGTTCATGAGCCGCTTGATTCAGGGCCAGCCGAAAAAGATTTTCTTGATCCTGGATAACCTGAAGGCACACCGGAGCCAAGCGGTGCGGGCCGGGTTGGAGGCTCGGCGTGAGCGGATCGAGGTCTTTGACTTGCCCGCCTATTCGCCCGAGTTGAATCCGGATGAGCTGTTGAACAGCGACTTGAAAGGCGTTCTACACGGCGGACTGCCGGCGAAAACGAAGGCGGAGCTGAAACGGAAAGCGCGCTCCCATCTGTACCGGTTGCAGAAACGCCCCGACCGCATCCGGCGCTATTTCAAACAGCCCAAGATACAGCGTTTTTATGGCCATGAAAATACAGGTAAAATTCTATAA
- a CDS encoding N-acetylmuramidase domain-containing protein, which translates to MDKIQKSVGRGCINRSEDVKLIQQMLNSAICSIKLEENGKLNQNTIAAIDYFQRLYLGIKPDGRISPTGPTFTALELKYQKPYCETYSIALPASNNGSKLTAGDFDMAAKKLGCEEACIRAVTDVESKGGGFFPCGKPKILFEAHIFSKKTFHLFDKGYPDISSLKWNKALYVGGEAEYRRLEKAMTINRQAALESTSWGLFQIMGFNYSASGFSSVEDYIQAMFESEGKQLLAFVTYISRTGLVAYLKSKDWKSFARAYNGSKYAENKYDTKLEVAYKKYNIKK; encoded by the coding sequence ATGGATAAAATTCAAAAATCAGTCGGGCGTGGATGTATAAACAGATCAGAAGATGTCAAGTTAATTCAACAAATGTTGAACAGCGCTATTTGTAGTATCAAATTGGAAGAAAATGGAAAATTAAACCAAAACACCATTGCCGCCATTGACTACTTCCAAAGACTCTATCTGGGTATAAAGCCAGATGGACGTATTAGCCCAACTGGACCAACCTTTACAGCTTTGGAATTAAAGTATCAGAAACCATATTGTGAGACATATTCAATCGCACTTCCTGCTTCAAATAATGGGAGTAAACTTACGGCTGGTGATTTCGATATGGCAGCTAAAAAGTTGGGTTGCGAGGAAGCCTGCATACGTGCCGTTACTGATGTGGAATCTAAAGGTGGTGGATTTTTTCCATGTGGTAAACCTAAAATACTTTTTGAAGCTCACATTTTTTCCAAAAAAACTTTCCATCTTTTCGATAAAGGATATCCAGATATTTCTTCATTAAAATGGAACAAGGCTCTATACGTGGGTGGGGAAGCAGAGTATCGCCGCCTAGAGAAAGCGATGACTATAAATCGGCAAGCTGCTCTTGAATCAACTTCTTGGGGACTCTTTCAGATAATGGGATTTAATTACTCAGCCTCCGGTTTCTCGTCAGTTGAAGATTATATCCAAGCCATGTTCGAATCGGAAGGCAAGCAACTTTTGGCTTTTGTCACCTATATCAGTAGGACAGGATTAGTTGCATACCTTAAATCCAAAGACTGGAAGAGTTTCGCTCGTGCATATAACGGATCTAAATATGCAGAAAACAAATATGATACCAAGCTTGAGGTGGCCTATAAAAAGTATAATATTAAAAAATAG
- a CDS encoding transposase family protein produces MGADKDYQSTQIHLPHKKPRKSKKNPNPTLTPEQKKQNRKQAATRVIVEHAIGGMKFFHCLMHRIRNHLGHFVDYFFSLSAGLWNYKVC; encoded by the coding sequence CTGGGCGCTGACAAAGATTATCAAAGTACCCAAATACATCTACCCCACAAAAAACCCAGAAAATCCAAGAAAAACCCTAATCCGACATTGACGCCTGAGCAGAAGAAACAGAACAGAAAACAAGCCGCCACGCGGGTCATCGTTGAGCATGCCATCGGTGGCATGAAGTTCTTCCACTGCTTGATGCATCGGATTAGAAATCATCTGGGTCACTTCGTGGATTATTTTTTCTCACTTTCCGCCGGTCTTTGGAACTATAAAGTCTGTTGA